AGCATGCTCCTAAGATCATCGCGTGTTCCCTTCTCTCTCCCTGAACTTGAGTTTCTCCCCACGACACGCGCCTATCTCAGCAGAACCCGCGAAATCATGAAAGATTCAGACCTTTACAGGGATGGGCATAGGGGCCTGAGTAGTCGTTCAGTTTGTTGGATACCCTGTCCTGCGAGACAGATGCCTAATTGCCCCAGGTAGCACAACCTGGTACCTTCCCGGCAGATTCGAGTGTTCCTCATGCCGTCCGTTTATATCACAATCACGCAAGGTGATGCGCTTACGGAACCCTGCTCCTCTCGCAGATCACAGAGAGCAGCGTCGCAATTACCTTCCATCATCGCGTGCGCACCCCTGTAGCGATGATGGCATTGGGCTGCGCAGAACGGAACCATCCGCACCTCATGGATACTCAGCCTTCGTCGTCACAACACGACCTGCCGACGATTCTTTCCGGTCCATGGACCGCCGACGCACGCCAACGCGCGTTTGAATGTGAGGTCTCGACCCACTATGTCGAATACTACAGGCGCGCGGTCACGCAGCGGAACTGGTCACCGTGGCATAATCTGCCTATCGAAGAGATGCAACAGTTGGGCTCTCGGTTGAGTTCGACCTCTGCGGATTTGATCGAGGGATTCCTCGGCATCGAAGAATACGTGGGAGATTACGTACAAACAGGGCTGAATCTGTTTCGTCAGGACCGGACGCGACGCAACGCTCAGTTACAGTGGGGCGCAGAAGAAGCGCGCCACAGTGTCGCCTGGGAACTCGTCTTGAAGCATTCGCACGCGCGGACAGACGCGCAACTTGAAACCTACATGAAGAAAGCCCACGCAGGCGTGTGGGACGTCCGTCAGCATGCCGATATGGATAACCCGCTCGGAGTAACGATTTACTCGATGATCCAGGAACGCGCGACTCATTTCCACTACCAAAAAATGCGGCTCCGTATTCGTGAAGAATATGGCCTGTCGCTCACGCCCACCTCGCAAGAACAAGCACGGGGCTTCGAGGTAGGTGCGTCAGAAGCTTTCCGGCTTGTTGCCCTCGATGAGATTGCTCATCACGGATTGTTCCTCCGCATCGTGCAAAGTGCGATCAAATACTTTCCTGCCCAGACGTTTGAAATTCTCGTCAGAGTCGTCCGCGGGTTCAAAATGCCCGCCTTGCACCTCATTCCGAATGTCCGTACGTACATCCGCGCAGTGCGCCAAGCGGATTTCTACAGTCCAGAGATTCACGAGCAAGAAATCTATCAGCCCATCCTTCGAGCGATCGGCCTTGAGAGTCACGTGGCACTGGAACGTGCCGTCGCAGCGGCTTCTCAATTGCCCGTAGATCTCGCTCCCGAGAGCCTCTCACTCAAACGCACTGGGGAGTGGTGCATCGAAGGGCAAGGAAGCAATTAACGCGGTCACGGTGAGCGCGGGCAACAAGGTGCCCGCTTTCATGCAATCGACTCCCACAGAATCCCGATATGCGAGAGTCGGAGTCTTGCCTCATTCCGCCGCTAACTTCTTGAGATCCTCGTACCAATTCTCATACGGTCGCACGACATCCCATTCGACTTTTACCATGTGTGAATATCCCAATTTCCACAGCGGTAAACCGAGCACAGCGGCCTCAAGCACATCAGCAGATTCGACATCAAGGACAGCGACCACTTCCGGTTTTCCTGCCACTTTCCAGATCGCTTTGATGACTCCGGCTTTGTGGGCAGCGACCGCGGCTTCTGCTTCTTTCAGCCACACACCATAGAATTCTTTATTCGAGACGCCTGCTGGCTTATTGATCTGCGCTTTGAGCATGAACAACATAGAGGAACTCCTTTCTGGTCTTTTCGTGTTCCCTCACTATCAGAAGATCCCTCACCGCTATAGTGCAGCCACACAAGAAGGAAGCAGCGTGGTGCAAATGACCAGACTTTTCGCTCTCATCCATTTGATAGAGAAAAGAGCTGATGGAATCCGTTGCTCGTTTTGTCTAGCTATGCTACCTCCTGCGTGTAGGTAGAACAAGAAACGGGGCATAGTGGGAAGACAAGCATTGCGCAGAAAGGGGTGGAGGGGGTGTCAGTAACATATTCGTCGTCATGGTCTCCAACACCACGAACACAAACCACCGGACGGTTGCGGGGGAGTGAAAAGCTGTGGGTGTATCTGCGGTGGTTGGCAGTCAGTATCTGGTGTGTTCAGCTCTCTACCACCACGGCAGTTCTCCCACCGAGTGTCATCGCGGTAGGGATACTCGCGCTGATAGCTTGCGGAGGATTACACGCTATCGCATCTCGCAGTACCCCCGTACCACGCGTCATGCTCCTCGCAGCAGACCTCCTGCTCGTCGGAACTTTATGTGCGGTCAGCGGAGGACTACAAAGTCCGGCCTATGTGTACGCGTATGGCATCATCGTCGCCACGGCAATTCGCTACGGACTCGTCACTGGCTTGAGCACAGCGCTTGGCGGTGCCCTGTTGAGCTTCGGACTCTTTTTCCTGGTTCCGAATGGAGAGAGTGGCTATAGCACGGTCTTCATGTCTGCGTTTTATTCGTTCCTCCTGGCAGGCCTCTGTGGCATGTTCGGCCATGAGCATCAACAGCGCAGCCAACAGCAGACGATATCTGAGCAGAGCCGAGCAGAGCGCTTACTCTCTTTCCACCGCACCCTCGCACCGCTTGACCTTGATGACTTGCTGCAACAACTCGCCGATGAACTGACGAGATTGGCCTCCTGCCGTGGCGCTGGGGTGCTACTGATTGATCCACAACGCAAACGCACCGACCGCGTTGCCGCCTCAAGCAAATTCCTTGTCCCCCCCGCCAATGAATTGAATGGCTCCCTTGCCCACGGCATCCTCCAGCAAGCCCTGGAAGAGGAAACAATTATCTTATCTTCCGGCGACGAGGTGCGTACCAAATTGCAGACCACTCCCCGCATGCAGGAATGGGCCCAGAACAATTTGCTCTTCGTACGATTACAGACGCAGTATCCGCTCGGCTGCCTCGTTCTGGCGGACAAAAAAGGCGGACTGCCGTTCGACGCCGTCGACATTCAGATGCTCACGCTCGTCGCCCAGGATATGGCCACACTGATTGAAAGAGCCTGGGATGTCGAGGATGCACGTCATGCCGAACATACCCAACGCGATTCTCAACGAAAGATCATCCGCGCGCAGGAACAAGAACGTAAGCGCGAGGTTGAAGAATGGCACCTTCCGCTGAATGAGAAGCTGTTTCAAGTGCTCCGCGCTTTTCGTGCCTGCCAGGAACTCGTTGGCCAGCGCGTGCCTGAACTGAAAGAGCGCATGGAACATCTAGCGGCAGAGCTAGATACCGTGGCTGCCATCGGACGAAACTTTAGTAATGAGCAACATCCACCGCTGCTCGCAGAGTCGGACTTGGTGGAAACCGTGCGAGACTACATTGCCGGCGTACAAGAACAAGAGCCGTTCACGGTGACCCTTGAAGCATCACCACAGCTTCCCCGCTTCTCTCGTGAAACCAATCTCACCGTGTTCCGTATCATTCAAGAAGCCTTGCGCAATATTCGTCAGCATGCCCATGCACAAAATGTGCATATCGCTTTTACCCAAGAACAGTCTGGCGTCTCCGTTATGATCACCGACGACGGCCAGGGTTTCGACGTCGATGAGCCTTTAGATGAACAATATGGGCTATTCTATATGCGCGAACGGGTCGCAGCCTGTGGCGGAGCATTGCGCATTAGCAGCAGCCGTGGACATGGCACTGAAATTCGCGCAGACTTCCCGCCCAGCGTTGAACAACAGATTGTGAAGCTGAAACGACCATTGTCATCAGGGTAAGTCGACAGATGTCCCGGCTGGTCTACGGTCGATTGAGCATCATCCCGAGAATGTTGTACCCACCATCGATGTGAATAATCTCGCCCGTGATCTTCTCGGCCATCGGGCTACATAAGAAGAGCGCAGCTTTCCCGGCATCGGAGTTCAGGATCGCGTCTTGTAATGGAGCGTTCACGCGCATGTACTCTTGCATGAGGGCGAAGCCTGGGATTGCTGATCCTGCTTTCGTCGCCGTTGGCCCAGGAGACAGTCCATTCACGCGGATACGATGCTGCGCAAGGTCAAAGGCCAGGTTCCTGATGATATTGTCGAGCGCCGCTTTCGCCGTACTCATCAACTGATACCCAGGAATCACTTTCTCACTTGCGTAGTAAGTCATCGCCAGGATACACCCGCCACGATCTTTCATGAACGGCAGTGCACCACGGGCTAAGGCAATCAGCGAGTAAGCACTAATATCAAGCGCAAGGGCAAAGTCAGCCTTGGTAATATTGACAAAGCGATTCTCGAACGATTGAGGTGGCGCATACGCGATCGAGTGGATAAGAAAATCGATATGGGCGAATTCCTTGCCAATCTCAGCGTACATGCGTTCGATCTCTTCTTCTCTACTTGCATCGCATTCGACAATCAGCGGGTTGTGCAGTTGATTGGGTATATTCCCCATCATACGCCGCACGGCTTTGCGCTGAATCGATAATGCCACCCGCGCACCACCGTCATTCAGATATTTGGCAATGGGCCAGGCAATGGAATGTTCGTCGAGCACTCCGGTGACAAGCGCGGTCTTGCCTGAGAAATCAAGAAAGTTGCTGATCGAGTTTTGCAGATCGGCCATAGCATAATCCTCCACTATTCTTCCCCACAACGGCTTGCTTACTGCGCTTCGCGAATTAGGGCAAGGCCTGCTCACGCAGTCTCGCGCTCTGCTCGTCCGTAGCGTGCGCCATGCGCACGGGAGTCAGAGCATACGCGCAAATCGTGCGCACAGCGCACGTTACTTCGCTGTGCCTGAAGAAACGTGCGGCAGCGTCGCAAGATAGCGCTCAGCTTCAGCCTGATGCGTGAATTGGGCAGCAACCAAGCGTTGCCCGTTCTCACCAAGCGTGTGCAGCTCCGACACTGAAAGTTGCGCCGCTCTCCGTAAAATCTGACAACACTCACTGTGATTACCGGATTGGAAAAGCAGGGCATTCTCGTTGTCGACCAAAATGTTCGCCATCCCACCGATCGAAGCTGCTAAGACAGGAATACCGAGCCCAAGAGCCTCTAGGAGAACGTTTGGCATTCCATCATAGAAAGACGGAATGGCAATAAGGCAGCTTTCTGCTCATCATTCAGCGATCGATACGTGACGTTCGTACTCATGATCTCGGTTTTCCTTAGTGAGAAGAAGTGTCCGATACAATCTGCGCAGCAGGTGTAGCGAACGCTGCCAGGAGAAATACACGGCGATGTGTCGTTGTCCGTGAGCGCCCATTTCACGCAATCGCTCTGGATATTGCAGCAAAACACGTATGACCCGAGCCAGCTCCGCAGGTCGATCCGGCTGCACTAAGCGGCCATGTTCACTATCAGTCATAATCTCACGCACGGAAGGCAAATCCAACGCAACTACTGGCACGCCAGCGGCCAACGACTCAAGAATCTTGAGCGGTGCACAGCCTTGTTCGATATTGCGTGCACAGTCTGTGAGAGGAGCAACAGACAGAGCAGCATGAGGTAGCCACGCTGCTAATTCGTGTTCATCGAGGGCGAAACGCCAGACAATCCGGTCATGCACTCCCAGTCTCGTGGCAAGCTTCTCATAGAGTTTGGCGCGCTTCGAATAATTCGAGGAACAAATGACCAGTCGCAAGTCAGTCAGATCGGCAAGGCGTGCGAACGCTTGCAGCAAGGTATTGAGTCCTTGCCAGGGTTGGAGAGCGCCAGCCCAACAGAGCTGGTAATGACTGACCAGAATTGTCGCATGCAGGAGGTCCCCCTTGCCTCACCAAATGACACCTTTCGCCATTGTGGCACAGGAGGCTAACGAGAAACAAATTTCTCCCGATGGGGATAAACGAGAGCCAATAGTAAATTCACAACGACAATGTAAAAGAAGGCGAACTTGATACGGGAAAATTCTTGATAGACGGTTACCCAAACGGTGATAGAAACGAGCATGTAGCCAGCAATGAACATCGTGAGTTGCCAGGCCCACGGCTGCATAGTCCATAAACCGGCGACTAACGCCAGCGCGACGACCAGTTGCACGGCATGCATCATTTGCGCCCATACGCCAAACACGCGTACGCCCAGTATGACACTGACCGGACCTTGCGCGTACGGACGCTCGAATGGTGCAACAAAGTCCCAGGCGATGATAACGGCAGCATAAACGGCGATGAGCAAAGCACCAATAGTGATAGTTCCAGGACGTTCGATTGAGTGTCGCAATGTTCTGCCCTCGTTTCGGATCTCGCCAATTCCTTGGCTCTTTCTCGAAGGGCCAAGGCGAGGGAATCTAACAACAGAAACGTGCCTTTCGCAATCGGCGCCGATGTCGCACGCTGCTGATTGCGCTGGAGACGCTGTGCGTATTCCGGCCTACGCTCTGCCCAGCGGATTTCTTCTCGGTACCTCAGAGCGGAGCGCGACCACCTCAAGATATTCAGCCTCGACGTGCGTCGAGTTATCGTGCGTTTGATTGTTGCGCAGCCACAACTCCTCAAGGTCGCGACGCAAGGCGTGCTGCCCTGTGAGGTCGAGTGCAGCAAACGCACGATTGACCGGCCCATAATAGATACGAAAGAACTCGACCACCTCCGGCGGCGAAAAGGGATAACGCATCGGATACCGACGTGTCGTGGTCTGCAGGTTGACAGTGCCATGCTGGAGCCGTTCGCGGACGATCGCCGCGTCGCCCCATTTCACTGGAGAGACCATGAGGGGCGACGGTGGCACATGTTTGCCGATGATCTTGAACATCTGGCCGACGTGCCCTTCGGGTGTCCAGTTGGCCATGACAATACGGCCACCAGGACGACACACGCGTAGCAGTTCAGCCGCAACCCGGTCAGGCTGAGGCGCGAACATAGCCCCAATCAGGCTGACGACGATATCGAACGACGCATCTTCGTAGGGAAGTGCTTCCGCATCGCCCTCATCAAACTGAACCGTGACCCCCTCGGCCTGCGCACGCGTCCGGGCTTGAGCGATGAGATTGGCGGCGAGGTCGATGCCGGTGACGTACACCCCAGCGCGAGCTGCCGGAATAGCGATCTGCCCTGCGCCGCAGGCGACATCCAGCATGCGGGTGCCAGGTGTCAGCGCGAGCCGAGCAAGGAACTCCAACGCGCCGGGCTCCAAGTACGTGGCGAAATGTCCGTAATCGCCTGCCATCCAGGTCGCCTTGAGACGCGTTTTCAGGGTTTGCATTTCAGGAATCATGGTTGTCATCGTGTGTTTCTCCTATATGAGTGCCTAATGAAATTTGACAGTCACAGTCAGTAAGGAACCCTTTAGCCAAATTGTTTCGTTGCTCCGTAGGGGCGTATTGCCATACGCCCCTCCTGGCTCAATAGGGTGACGCTCATCACGCAATTTTTTCGTACGGTCCTTAGTGGATAGGGCGCAGGATGTGCTTGAATGCCTTGTCCGCGACCCGCTTGCCCTGTTTGCTCGCCACGGTGTCGGCGAAGCGAAAGTGGATACCCAGGTAGATACGTGCTTCGACCACATCCGCCGCTACATCCGAGAAGCGAGAGTAGGTACGCGTCTTCTGGACTACCTGAGCCGCGTTACTGGTGACCGTGAAGGAAAAGTCATCCGTGTCAAAGAATCGTTCGAGCGTGCGCATGAACGAGCTGGTGATGCTGTTCGCTCCCGATGTGTAATCCGGGTAGGGCGGATCGTTGATGAGCGGCAACCAGGTTGCCAGTTTAAGAAACCTTCCAGTTGTGGTGAACTTGTCCATACGACTCCTCCTCTTCGTGTTTTCTACAGAGAGAGGCGTGACAAATGAGTGAACAATTGTTCACAGTCGAGGTGAAATAGAAAGTGAGCATGAGTGAACAAATTGTTCATTGCTAACGCTCGGTACGGGGAAAAAGGGGAAACGCACAAAACGGGAGGGCACTAATGAGGTTTGCCGATCAAGTTCGGCAATAAACCGTAGGCCTGTAGGGGCGTATTGCAATACGCCCCTACGCAACAATAACGTAGCGTGGCCAAGAAGTCCGTTACCGAATTTGGATGTCAAAGCTCGTTAGGCGACAGGCTGGAGGCTAAATCGGACCACGCGACATTGGCACACGCATGATTCCCGGCCATGAATGGCCGGGCTACAAAACTGCGCTGGATACATCCGGCTTCAGCCCCATTCATGGGGCGTCGTACTGTGTAGCCCGGTGATTTATCGCCGGGGGGATACGCGAGACTACTTGTGACGCAGTGTACGAATCTCCTGTGGGCTAATTTAGAAGAAAGGAAGGCGAGGAGTCTCAGAGTGCGTAGGAGCGACCGGCTGGTCATCAGTCACAACAGAAGCTGTTGGCAGTGCAGGAATCCCCTCTCTCTCCGGAAGAGGGCGAGGGTCAGGGGACAAGAAACTGCGGAATGGAAAATGCGGAGTGCGGAGTGAGCCAGTAACGATCGAGAGTGCCACTTTACTTCATCCGCACTCGACACTGCGCCAGTCGCATATTCCACAATCCCCAATCTACAATCCGCAGTTAGAACAACGGTCCGTGTCCCTCGACTTTGACATCGCCATTGTTGATCGCTGGCGCCAGGATGTTCATCAGCTCCATACGTTGATTGTTGGTCAGCAAGCCAAAGGCCGCGCGGAAGTCCTCTTTGTCGTCTTCGGTCCAGCGTTTCGCGGCCACTGCCGTTTGCACGACGCTTGATGCGCTTTGATAGATGGAACACACGTTCTCTTTCTTCTCCTCATCGTGTCCTGCTCCCAGAGGGAGCAGGAACCCATTGCCGTATGGACACGGATAATGCCGAACGCTAGTGCCTTAGCGAGTAGGCCTCAGGATATGCTCGAACGCTTTGTCCGCTACCTGCTTGCCTTGCTTGCGTGCCACGGTGTCGGCAAAGCGGAAGTGAATGCCCAGCAAAATCCGCGCTTCAACTGTATCCGCTGCCACATCTGAAAAGCGGGAGTAGGTGCGGGTCTTTTGCGCCACCTGAGCGGCGTTGCTAGTGACCGTGAAGGTGAAGTCATCCGTGTCGAAGAACCGTTCAAGGGTGCGCATGAAGGCACTGGTGATACTATTCACCCCTGACGTGTAATCTGGGTAGGCCGGATCGTTGATGAGAGGCAACCAGGTTGGGTCACCTACAGTGTGTGGGTTCCCGTCGTCGTCGCCGTTGACAATGGCCGTGCTGGGACGCCAGAAATAGTAATAGCGTTTCTTGTTCCAGGAGACAATGAGTGCGTCAGTTCCCGCAGCGTGCGCCAGCGCGAAGAGCCGGGCGCTGTCACCAATATCACTGAGATGTTCAGTCGCAATGGCTCGCAGCGCGCGATTCAGTTGGGCAAAGATGTTGTCCGAGTAGAAGTAGGCGAGATCAGTCTGTTCAGGCGTACGTGTGCTATTGACGCGGGCACCGAGCGCTTTGACCTCGTTATACGCTTTGGCGTACGCGCCACTGCGTAAATGTGGCGGTGGCGGTTCGGACAGCATGCCAGTTGAGCCTTTCAAAACAAACGGCTCAACTGCACCGAACCACGGGGTCAACATCGGCGCTAACGCTGGCGGTGTCGGGCGCCACTCGCCTGGGGCAGTGCCACCGGTGAAGACCTCGGGATTCGACGGAAAGCTACCGTCGTTGGCGCGTCGGTTGATGATGTTACGCGCGGCCTGCTGGCCGATCGACACACCCGCATAGGTCGACAGCAATCCATTGGCGCTCAGATAGTTCTGATAGGTCGATTCGGTC
This sequence is a window from Deltaproteobacteria bacterium. Protein-coding genes within it:
- a CDS encoding MIase like protein, producing MLKAQINKPAGVSNKEFYGVWLKEAEAAVAAHKAGVIKAIWKVAGKPEVVAVLDVESADVLEAAVLGLPLWKLGYSHMVKVEWDVVRPYENWYEDLKKLAAE
- a CDS encoding enoyl-ACP reductase is translated as MADLQNSISNFLDFSGKTALVTGVLDEHSIAWPIAKYLNDGGARVALSIQRKAVRRMMGNIPNQLHNPLIVECDASREEEIERMYAEIGKEFAHIDFLIHSIAYAPPQSFENRFVNITKADFALALDISAYSLIALARGALPFMKDRGGCILAMTYYASEKVIPGYQLMSTAKAALDNIIRNLAFDLAQHRIRVNGLSPGPTATKAGSAIPGFALMQEYMRVNAPLQDAILNSDAGKAALFLCSPMAEKITGEIIHIDGGYNILGMMLNRP
- a CDS encoding glycosyltransferase family 4 protein — its product is MPNVLLEALGLGIPVLAASIGGMANILVDNENALLFQSGNHSECCQILRRAAQLSVSELHTLGENGQRLVAAQFTHQAEAERYLATLPHVSSGTAK
- a CDS encoding glycosyltransferase family 4 protein, with translation MHATILVSHYQLCWAGALQPWQGLNTLLQAFARLADLTDLRLVICSSNYSKRAKLYEKLATRLGVHDRIVWRFALDEHELAAWLPHAALSVAPLTDCARNIEQGCAPLKILESLAAGVPVVALDLPSVREIMTDSEHGRLVQPDRPAELARVIRVLLQYPERLREMGAHGQRHIAVYFSWQRSLHLLRRLYRTLLLTKENRDHEYERHVSIAE
- a CDS encoding class I SAM-dependent methyltransferase; translation: MIPEMQTLKTRLKATWMAGDYGHFATYLEPGALEFLARLALTPGTRMLDVACGAGQIAIPAARAGVYVTGIDLAANLIAQARTRAQAEGVTVQFDEGDAEALPYEDASFDIVVSLIGAMFAPQPDRVAAELLRVCRPGGRIVMANWTPEGHVGQMFKIIGKHVPPSPLMVSPVKWGDAAIVRERLQHGTVNLQTTTRRYPMRYPFSPPEVVEFFRIYYGPVNRAFAALDLTGQHALRRDLEELWLRNNQTHDNSTHVEAEYLEVVALRSEVPRRNPLGRA
- a CDS encoding vanadium-dependent haloperoxidase encodes the protein MTKTHRGRTWFLGYLMMVGMFVTPAAADVVTDWNANTLTVIGQNAAIRPTPSLMLDLTMVHIAMHDAIQAFQGRFETYNEPISNAAGSPVAAAAKAARDVLAHRFPAQAVATESTYQNYLSANGLLSTYAGVSIGQQAARNIINRRANDGSFPSNPEVFTGGTAPGEWRPTPPALAPMLTPWFGAVEPFVLKGSTGMLSEPPPPHLRSGAYAKAYNEVKALGARVNSTRTPEQTDLAYFYSDNIFAQLNRALRAIATEHLSDIGDSARLFALAHAAGTDALIVSWNKKRYYYFWRPSTAIVNGDDDGNPHTVGDPTWLPLINDPAYPDYTSGVNSITSAFMRTLERFFDTDDFTFTVTSNAAQVAQKTRTYSRFSDVAADTVEARILLGIHFRFADTVARKQGKQVADKAFEHILRPTR